A region of Thermodesulfobacteriota bacterium DNA encodes the following proteins:
- a CDS encoding transposase, with the protein MSNYRRADQVGGTYFFTVVTWNRRPLFAEEKARTLLRTAVETTRDRRPFTMDAVCLLPDHLHAIWTLPDGDRDFSTRWEHRADSGRSRAGSIASFHHKT; encoded by the coding sequence ATGTCCAACTACCGACGCGCTGACCAGGTGGGCGGCACCTACTTCTTCACCGTGGTCACCTGGAACCGGCGACCCCTGTTTGCCGAGGAGAAGGCCCGGACACTGCTCCGCACGGCCGTCGAGACGACGCGGGACCGACGGCCCTTCACCATGGACGCGGTGTGCCTGTTGCCGGACCACCTGCACGCCATTTGGACCCTGCCCGACGGCGACCGGGACTTCTCGACCCGGTGGGAACACCGGGCAGACAGTGGACGGAGCCGAGCTGGGTCTATTGCTAGTTTCCACCACAAGACATAG
- a CDS encoding type II toxin-antitoxin system RelE/ParE family toxin, whose translation MARTVSWTEVALADLDEAAEYIARDSRYYAAALVREARTAARTLTRLAERGRLVPEAGS comes from the coding sequence GTGGCTCGAACCGTAAGCTGGACCGAGGTCGCGCTTGCCGACCTCGATGAGGCCGCCGAGTACATCGCCCGGGACTCCCGCTATTACGCCGCTGCACTCGTGCGCGAGGCTCGGACGGCGGCTCGCACCTTGACGCGGCTTGCCGAGCGCGGCCGCTTGGTACCCGAAGCCGGCAGCTAG